A window of the Streptomyces formicae genome harbors these coding sequences:
- the trxA gene encoding thioredoxin codes for MSTVELTKENFDQVVADNEFVLIDFWASWCGPCRQFAPVFEKASERHPDLVFAKVDTEAQQELAAAFEIRSIPTLMIVRDKVAVFAQPGALPEPVLEDVIGQARGLDMDEVRKSITEAQQAQ; via the coding sequence ATGAGCACTGTTGAGCTCACCAAGGAAAACTTCGATCAGGTTGTCGCTGACAACGAGTTTGTCCTGATCGACTTCTGGGCTTCCTGGTGCGGACCGTGCCGCCAGTTCGCCCCGGTCTTCGAGAAGGCTTCGGAGCGCCACCCCGACCTCGTCTTCGCCAAGGTGGACACGGAGGCGCAGCAGGAGCTCGCGGCGGCTTTCGAGATCCGTTCGATCCCGACACTGATGATCGTCCGGGACAAGGTGGCGGTCTTCGCCCAGCCCGGGGCGCTGCCGGAGCCGGTGCTGGAGGACGTGATCGGGCAGGCCCGCGGGCTGGACATGGATGAGGTGCGCAAGTCGATCACGGAGGCGCAGCAGGCGCAGTGA
- a CDS encoding TetR family transcriptional regulator — translation MREVLAEAAFELFLERGYEQTTVDDIVARAGVGRRSFFRYFPSKEDAVFPDHERCLADMTQFLAAAEYAADPVAAVCDAARLVLRMYAADPEFSVQRYRLTREVPGLRTYELSVVRRYERTLAGYLHGRYAGRPDGVLRADVIAAAVVAAHNNALRSWLRSGGEGDAETAVDHALGLVLDVWGSATTTATTPTCDTAAATADDTSGGSAIGGGAQGDDDVVVLVTRRGTPMWRVVQRIEAALEPR, via the coding sequence ATGCGGGAGGTGCTCGCCGAGGCGGCGTTCGAGCTCTTCCTGGAGCGCGGATACGAGCAGACCACGGTGGACGACATCGTGGCGCGGGCCGGGGTCGGCCGCCGTTCGTTCTTCCGCTACTTCCCCTCCAAGGAGGACGCGGTCTTCCCGGACCACGAGCGCTGCCTGGCCGACATGACCCAGTTCCTGGCCGCGGCCGAGTACGCGGCGGACCCGGTGGCCGCGGTCTGCGACGCGGCCCGGCTGGTGCTGCGGATGTACGCCGCAGACCCGGAGTTCTCCGTCCAGCGCTACCGCCTCACCCGCGAGGTGCCCGGGCTGCGCACGTACGAACTGTCCGTGGTGCGCCGCTACGAACGCACCCTGGCCGGCTATCTGCACGGCCGCTACGCCGGCCGGCCGGACGGGGTGCTGCGGGCCGATGTGATCGCCGCGGCCGTGGTCGCCGCGCACAACAACGCGCTGCGGTCCTGGCTGCGTTCCGGCGGTGAAGGCGACGCCGAGACGGCTGTGGACCATGCGCTCGGGCTCGTACTGGACGTGTGGGGTTCGGCCACCACGACGGCCACCACGCCGACCTGCGACACGGCCGCCGCGACGGCCGACGACACGTCAGGTGGTTCGGCGATCGGCGGTGGTGCGCAGGGCGATGACGACGTCGTCGTCCTCGTGACCCGGCGGGGTACGCCCATGTGGCGTGTGGTCCAGAGGATCGAGGCGGCCCTGGAGCCCCGCTGA
- a CDS encoding Zn-ribbon domain-containing OB-fold protein, whose product MLNSVRQETVLTFQRCRWCGTACFRRLLCPVCASSDLDSEQSEGTGVVVRTSVVHRNTAVARNESLIRFPEGFMFRCRVIGIDPHLVWVGARVRPAAGWDTDAGEAVFEVCRAGGDRDGASDTGARSDRC is encoded by the coding sequence GTGTTGAACTCAGTGCGCCAGGAGACCGTTCTCACGTTCCAGCGGTGCCGCTGGTGCGGTACGGCCTGCTTCCGGCGGCTGCTGTGCCCCGTGTGCGCCTCCAGTGACCTGGATTCCGAGCAGAGCGAGGGCACAGGCGTCGTCGTCCGCACCTCCGTCGTGCACCGCAACACGGCTGTCGCGCGCAACGAGTCGCTGATCCGCTTTCCCGAAGGCTTCATGTTCCGCTGCCGGGTGATCGGCATCGACCCGCACCTGGTGTGGGTCGGGGCTCGGGTGCGGCCGGCGGCGGGCTGGGACACGGACGCGGGCGAGGCGGTCTTCGAGGTCTGCCGCGCGGGTGGCGACAGGGACGGCGCCTCGGACACGGGCGCCCGCAGCGACCGCTGTTGA
- a CDS encoding pirin family protein — MSNLDRQASLSVCGGRGFVVAEPVRELLAPRRVQLGESTEVRRLLPNLGRRMVGAWCFVDHYGPDDIADEPGMQVPPHPHMGLQTVSWLHEGEVLHRDSVGSLQTIRPRELGLMTSGQAISHSEESPRSHARFLHGAQLWVALPEAHRHVEPHFQHHPELPQVTAAGLTATVILGDLDGAASPGTAYTPITGADLALTRGTETRLPLEPDFEYAVLSMSGEAHVDGVPLLPGSMLYLGCGRTELPLRAESDAGLMLLGGEPFDEEIVMWWNFIGRTNEEIRQARSDWMTGPRFGEVKGYDGDPLAAPELPPVPLKPRGRVR, encoded by the coding sequence ATGAGCAATCTTGATCGTCAGGCTTCGCTCTCCGTCTGCGGCGGCCGCGGCTTCGTCGTCGCCGAGCCGGTGCGTGAGCTCCTCGCTCCGCGCCGCGTCCAGCTCGGCGAATCCACCGAGGTGCGCCGCCTGCTCCCCAACCTCGGCCGCCGCATGGTCGGGGCCTGGTGCTTCGTCGACCACTACGGCCCCGACGACATCGCCGACGAGCCCGGCATGCAGGTCCCGCCGCATCCGCACATGGGCCTGCAGACCGTCAGCTGGCTGCACGAGGGCGAGGTCCTGCACCGCGACAGCGTCGGCAGCCTCCAGACGATCCGGCCGCGCGAGCTCGGGCTCATGACCTCGGGACAGGCGATCAGCCACTCCGAGGAGAGCCCCAGGTCCCATGCGCGCTTCCTCCACGGCGCGCAGCTGTGGGTCGCCCTCCCCGAGGCGCACCGCCACGTGGAGCCCCACTTCCAGCACCACCCCGAGCTGCCGCAGGTCACCGCCGCCGGACTGACCGCCACGGTCATCCTGGGCGACCTCGACGGCGCCGCCTCGCCCGGCACGGCCTACACCCCGATCACGGGCGCGGACCTCGCCCTCACCCGCGGCACCGAAACCCGCCTCCCCCTGGAACCCGACTTCGAGTACGCCGTCCTCTCCATGTCGGGCGAGGCCCACGTCGACGGCGTGCCCCTCCTCCCCGGATCCATGCTCTACCTGGGCTGCGGACGCACGGAACTCCCGCTGCGCGCCGAGTCGGACGCGGGCCTGATGCTTCTCGGCGGCGAGCCGTTCGACGAGGAGATCGTCATGTGGTGGAACTTCATCGGCCGTACGAACGAGGAGATCCGGCAGGCCCGTTCGGACTGGATGACGGGCCCCCGCTTCGGCGAGGTCAAGGGCTACGACGGCGACCCCCTCGCCGCCCCCGAGCTCCCGCCGGTGCCGCTGAAGCCGCGCGGGCGCGTGCGCTGA
- a CDS encoding DUF4230 domain-containing protein, which translates to MSSGKAVPWWAKVLGGAALVAVVLVAGMRLSLLPSLDDVFGEETRDRSGPALLESIQDISRYEAATGNFQVVVDLEKDAKYLPDALRGTRTLYVGAGTVDAYVDMEGLAEDDITVNEARTAATIRLPHAALGKPALDPDRSYAVSKQRGLLDRLGDFFSDNPNNEQAVQQLATKHIAAAAKDSRLTAQAEQNTTRMLQGLLRSLGFTDVRITYGA; encoded by the coding sequence ATGAGTTCTGGCAAAGCTGTGCCGTGGTGGGCGAAGGTGCTGGGCGGTGCGGCTCTGGTGGCCGTGGTGCTGGTGGCGGGAATGCGCCTCAGTCTGCTGCCGTCGCTCGACGACGTGTTCGGCGAGGAGACCCGTGACCGCTCGGGCCCGGCGCTGCTCGAGTCCATCCAGGACATCAGCCGCTACGAGGCGGCCACGGGCAACTTCCAGGTCGTCGTGGACCTGGAGAAGGACGCCAAGTACCTGCCGGACGCGCTGCGGGGTACGAGGACCCTGTACGTCGGCGCCGGCACCGTGGACGCGTACGTCGACATGGAGGGCCTCGCCGAGGACGACATCACGGTCAACGAGGCCCGTACCGCCGCCACCATCAGGCTCCCGCACGCGGCCCTGGGCAAGCCGGCCCTCGACCCCGACCGGTCCTACGCCGTCTCGAAGCAGCGCGGCCTGCTCGACCGGCTCGGCGACTTCTTCTCGGACAACCCCAACAACGAACAGGCGGTTCAGCAACTGGCGACCAAGCACATCGCGGCCGCGGCCAAGGACAGCAGGCTGACCGCTCAGGCCGAGCAGAACACCACGAGGATGCTGCAGGGTCTCCTGCGCTCCCTCGGGTTCACAGACGTCCGCATCACGTACGGCGCGTGA
- a CDS encoding benzaldehyde dehydrogenase, with product MPLLDPKTWQPVRLSGGESVVVEPATGESLGTVDLATPEDVTTGAQSAAAAQSAWARTPHLVRAAVLRRAGDLFGEHAAELREWLVRESGSIPGKADFELHVAAQECYEAAALASRPTGQVLPSDQPRLSYTRRVPAGVVGVIAPFNFPLILAVRSVAPALALGNAVLLKPDPRTAVCGGLSLAAVLAEAGLPEGLFHVLPGGADAGQALVAEPGVPLISFTGSTAAGRAVGEAAGRHLKRAHLELGGNSALVVLADADIETAVAQASWGSFFHQGQICMTTGRHLVHASLYDEYVERLAAKADSLAVGDPHCEQVHLGPVIDRGQLSRIHGLVESSTARGAVLAAGGTHRELFYRPTVLAGVDDDTPAYAQEVFGPVAPVRPFGTLDEAAALASAGPYGLSLGIVTRDTALGLELADRIPTGIAHINDQTVNDEAVVPFGGVAASGSGARFGGEANLDAFTELRWTTVRREAPGHPF from the coding sequence ATGCCCCTGCTCGACCCCAAGACGTGGCAGCCCGTCAGACTCTCGGGAGGTGAGTCGGTTGTCGTCGAGCCCGCCACCGGTGAGTCGCTCGGCACCGTGGACCTCGCCACGCCCGAGGACGTGACCACCGGCGCGCAGTCGGCCGCGGCAGCCCAGTCGGCCTGGGCGCGCACCCCGCACCTGGTGCGCGCCGCGGTGCTCCGCAGGGCCGGGGACCTCTTCGGCGAGCACGCCGCCGAGCTGCGCGAATGGCTCGTCCGCGAGTCGGGTTCGATCCCGGGCAAGGCGGATTTCGAGCTGCACGTCGCCGCCCAGGAGTGCTACGAGGCCGCCGCGCTCGCCTCCCGCCCCACCGGCCAGGTGCTGCCCAGCGACCAGCCCCGGCTGTCGTACACCCGGCGCGTCCCCGCCGGGGTCGTCGGTGTCATCGCGCCGTTCAACTTCCCGCTCATCCTCGCCGTACGGTCCGTCGCCCCGGCCCTCGCGCTCGGCAACGCCGTGCTGCTCAAGCCCGATCCGCGCACCGCGGTCTGCGGCGGCCTCTCCCTCGCCGCCGTCCTCGCGGAGGCCGGACTCCCCGAAGGGCTGTTCCACGTCCTTCCCGGCGGAGCCGACGCGGGTCAGGCGCTCGTCGCGGAACCCGGAGTCCCCCTCATCTCCTTCACCGGCTCGACGGCCGCGGGCCGCGCCGTGGGGGAGGCAGCGGGCCGCCACCTCAAGCGCGCCCACCTCGAACTCGGCGGGAACTCGGCCCTCGTGGTCCTGGCGGACGCCGACATCGAGACCGCCGTCGCCCAGGCGTCCTGGGGCTCGTTCTTCCACCAGGGCCAGATCTGCATGACCACCGGCCGCCATCTCGTGCACGCCTCGCTCTACGACGAGTACGTCGAACGCCTCGCGGCGAAGGCCGACTCGCTCGCCGTCGGCGACCCGCACTGTGAGCAGGTCCACCTCGGCCCGGTCATCGACCGGGGGCAACTCTCCCGGATCCACGGCCTCGTCGAGTCGAGCACGGCACGCGGCGCCGTGCTCGCCGCGGGTGGCACGCACCGCGAGCTCTTCTACCGCCCCACCGTCCTCGCGGGCGTCGACGACGACACGCCCGCCTACGCGCAGGAGGTCTTCGGCCCGGTCGCGCCGGTTCGCCCGTTCGGCACGCTCGACGAGGCCGCCGCGCTCGCGTCCGCGGGGCCGTACGGACTCTCGCTGGGCATCGTGACCCGTGACACCGCGCTCGGGCTCGAACTCGCCGACCGGATCCCCACGGGCATCGCCCACATCAACGACCAGACAGTCAACGACGAGGCCGTCGTCCCGTTCGGCGGCGTCGCCGCGTCGGGCTCCGGAGCGCGCTTCGGCGGCGAGGCCAATCTGGACGCGTTCACGGAGCTGCGCTGGACGACCGTACGCCGGGAGGCTCCCGGTCACCCGTTCTGA
- a CDS encoding electron transfer flavoprotein subunit alpha/FixB family protein produces MADVLVYVDHVDGAVRKPTLELLTLARRIGEPVAVALGAGAEATAPVLAEHGAVRVLAADAAEFAEYLVVPKVDALQAAYEAVAPVAVLVASSAEGKEVAARLAVRIGSGLITDAIDLEAGEEGVVATQSAFAAAFTTRSRVSKGTPVITVKPNSAPVQAAPAAGAVQTLAVVFGSASTGTKIVSRIPRESTGRPELTEAAIVVSGGRGVNGAENFALIEALADSLGAAVGASRAAVDAGWYPHANQVGQTGKSVSPQLYIASGISGAIQHRAGMQTSKTIVAINKDAEAPIFDLVDYGIVGDLFDVIPQLTDEINTRKG; encoded by the coding sequence ATGGCTGATGTTCTCGTCTATGTCGATCACGTGGACGGTGCCGTCCGCAAGCCCACGCTGGAGTTGTTGACGCTGGCCCGCCGGATCGGTGAGCCGGTGGCCGTCGCACTCGGCGCCGGCGCGGAGGCCACGGCGCCGGTGCTGGCCGAGCACGGCGCGGTCAGGGTCCTTGCCGCCGATGCGGCCGAGTTCGCCGAGTATCTCGTCGTGCCGAAGGTGGATGCGTTGCAGGCCGCGTACGAGGCCGTGGCGCCGGTGGCGGTGCTGGTGGCGTCCTCCGCGGAGGGCAAGGAGGTCGCGGCCCGCCTGGCGGTGCGGATCGGTTCCGGTCTGATCACCGACGCGATCGACCTGGAGGCGGGTGAGGAGGGTGTGGTGGCCACGCAGTCCGCGTTCGCCGCCGCGTTCACCACCAGGTCCCGGGTGAGCAAGGGCACGCCGGTGATCACCGTGAAGCCGAACTCGGCCCCGGTCCAGGCGGCCCCGGCCGCCGGCGCGGTTCAGACGCTGGCGGTGGTCTTCGGGAGCGCGTCCACCGGCACGAAGATCGTCTCCCGTATCCCGCGGGAGTCGACCGGGCGTCCGGAGCTGACCGAGGCCGCGATCGTGGTCTCCGGTGGCCGCGGTGTCAACGGTGCGGAGAACTTCGCACTCATCGAGGCGCTCGCCGACTCGCTCGGTGCCGCGGTCGGTGCCTCGCGTGCCGCGGTCGACGCCGGCTGGTACCCGCACGCCAACCAGGTCGGCCAGACCGGCAAGAGTGTCTCCCCGCAGCTGTACATCGCCTCCGGTATCTCCGGCGCGATCCAGCACCGGGCCGGTATGCAGACCTCCAAGACCATCGTCGCGATCAACAAGGACGCCGAAGCCCCGATCTTCGACCTCGTCGACTACGGCATCGTCGGCGACCTCTTCGACGTCATCCCCCAGCTCACCGACGAGATCAACACCCGCAAGGGCTGA
- a CDS encoding dihydrolipoyl dehydrogenase family protein — MTEAVEYDVVVLGAGPTGENVADRTRAAGMSTAVVESELVGGECSYWACMPSKALLRPVITRADARRVAGVRRAVQGPLDAPEVLAHRDDYASHWKDDGQVGWLDSTGARFYRGQGRLHGPRKVVVTGPENERHVLTARHAVALCTGSRAVLPDLPGVAGAKAWTSREATSAQSVPGRLVVVGGGVVGTEMATAWQALGSQVTMLVRGKGLLPRMEPFVGEHVADALTEAGATVRTDVSVAAVQRDGSGGPITVVLDDGELIDADEILFATGRAPRTEDIGLETIGLEPGSWLRVDDSCRVEGSEWLYAVGDVNHRALLTHQGKYQARIAGAAIAARAQHVPLLETDRWGAHAATADHDAVPQVVFTDPEAASVGLSLAEAEATGRRVRAVDYDLGSVAGAGLFVDNYRGHARMVVDLDREIVLGATFVGPGVGELLHSATIAVAGEVPINRLWHAVPSYPTISEVWLRLLETYRG; from the coding sequence ATGACGGAAGCCGTGGAGTACGACGTAGTGGTGCTGGGGGCCGGGCCGACCGGCGAGAACGTGGCGGACAGGACGAGGGCCGCCGGAATGAGCACCGCGGTGGTGGAGTCCGAACTCGTCGGCGGCGAGTGCTCGTACTGGGCGTGCATGCCGAGCAAGGCGCTGCTGCGGCCCGTCATCACCCGCGCCGACGCGCGCCGCGTCGCGGGCGTGCGCCGGGCCGTGCAGGGCCCGCTCGACGCCCCTGAGGTGCTCGCCCACCGCGATGACTACGCCTCCCACTGGAAGGACGACGGCCAGGTCGGCTGGCTGGACTCGACCGGTGCCCGCTTCTACCGCGGCCAGGGACGCCTGCACGGTCCCCGGAAGGTCGTCGTCACCGGCCCCGAGAACGAGCGCCATGTGCTGACCGCACGGCACGCCGTCGCCCTCTGCACCGGCAGCCGGGCCGTCCTGCCGGACCTCCCCGGAGTCGCCGGTGCCAAGGCATGGACCAGCCGCGAGGCGACCAGCGCGCAGTCCGTGCCCGGCCGGCTCGTGGTGGTCGGCGGGGGAGTGGTGGGCACCGAGATGGCCACCGCCTGGCAGGCGCTCGGGTCCCAGGTCACCATGCTGGTCCGCGGCAAGGGGCTGCTGCCGCGCATGGAGCCATTCGTCGGCGAGCACGTCGCCGACGCGCTCACCGAGGCCGGCGCCACGGTCCGTACGGACGTCTCGGTCGCCGCGGTACAGCGCGACGGGAGCGGCGGACCGATCACCGTGGTCCTCGACGACGGCGAGCTGATCGACGCCGACGAAATCCTCTTCGCCACCGGACGGGCCCCCCGCACCGAGGACATCGGCCTGGAGACCATCGGCCTCGAACCCGGCTCCTGGCTGCGCGTCGACGACAGCTGCCGGGTCGAGGGCTCCGAGTGGCTGTACGCCGTTGGCGACGTCAACCACCGTGCCCTGCTGACCCACCAGGGCAAGTACCAGGCCCGCATCGCGGGCGCCGCGATCGCCGCCCGCGCCCAGCACGTCCCGCTCCTCGAGACGGACCGCTGGGGTGCCCACGCCGCGACCGCCGACCACGACGCCGTCCCGCAGGTCGTCTTCACCGACCCCGAGGCCGCCTCGGTCGGCCTCTCCCTCGCCGAGGCCGAGGCGACGGGCCGCCGCGTGCGCGCGGTCGACTACGACCTCGGTTCCGTCGCCGGAGCCGGCCTCTTCGTCGACAACTACCGCGGTCATGCCCGCATGGTCGTCGACCTCGACCGCGAGATCGTCCTCGGCGCCACCTTCGTCGGCCCCGGCGTCGGCGAACTCCTCCACTCGGCGACGATCGCGGTCGCGGGCGAGGTCCCCATCAACCGCCTCTGGCACGCGGTCCCGTCGTACCCGACGATCAGCGAGGTGTGGCTGCGCCTGCTGGAGACGTACCGGGGCTAG
- a CDS encoding MFS transporter, producing MTTSVHGPAEASPASPRSRRALVAGSVGNFIEWYEFGVYGYFATIIAANFFTPEGGSDVEALVKTYASFALAFFFRPVGAAVFGRVGDRIGRRPTLILVVLLMTGATTLIGALPTYATIGSTAPWLLTLLRVVQGLSAGGEFGGAVSIMTEFAPPGRRGLYGSWQSFTVALGLLGGAGIAALLATVLTADQLGSWGWRLPFLLTLPMGLGALWLRLRLDETPAFRRDREERTTAAARPAGATTRETAKAIALGAGRLMGWSAAGYTFLVVMPSYLQSVLDATFRQALIATVVANLGFAAAIIPAGALSDRIGRRAVMTSGAVLAAVMAFPLLNVLQDASVPAAAKGFAVLAAGAVVGLMAGPGPAMLAEMFPTHVRYTGLGLAYALSNAVFSGCAGLIITETIKRTGNIDIPAYYVAVICAISVFALATLRGDDHRRALRDR from the coding sequence ATGACCACCTCCGTGCACGGTCCTGCCGAGGCGTCCCCCGCGTCGCCGCGTTCCCGCAGAGCACTGGTCGCGGGCTCGGTCGGGAACTTCATCGAGTGGTACGAGTTCGGCGTCTACGGCTACTTCGCCACGATCATCGCCGCCAACTTCTTCACCCCGGAGGGCGGAAGCGACGTCGAGGCCCTCGTCAAGACGTACGCCTCGTTCGCACTCGCCTTCTTCTTCCGCCCGGTCGGCGCCGCCGTCTTCGGCCGCGTGGGCGACCGGATCGGGCGGCGCCCCACGCTGATCCTCGTGGTCCTGCTCATGACCGGCGCCACGACGCTGATCGGTGCGCTCCCGACGTACGCGACGATCGGCAGCACCGCCCCGTGGCTGCTCACGCTCCTGCGCGTGGTCCAAGGGCTCTCCGCGGGAGGGGAGTTCGGGGGTGCCGTCTCGATCATGACGGAGTTCGCCCCGCCGGGCAGGCGCGGCCTGTACGGGTCGTGGCAGTCGTTCACCGTGGCGCTCGGCCTGCTCGGGGGCGCCGGCATCGCGGCGCTGCTGGCGACCGTACTGACCGCGGACCAGCTCGGCTCGTGGGGATGGCGGCTGCCGTTCCTGCTCACCCTGCCCATGGGGCTGGGTGCCCTGTGGCTGCGGCTGAGGCTGGACGAGACGCCCGCCTTCCGGCGGGACCGGGAGGAGCGTACGACCGCCGCGGCGCGGCCGGCGGGCGCGACGACCCGTGAGACCGCCAAGGCCATCGCGCTCGGAGCGGGCCGGCTCATGGGCTGGTCGGCGGCCGGGTACACGTTCCTCGTCGTCATGCCCTCGTACCTCCAGAGCGTCCTCGACGCGACCTTCCGGCAGGCGCTGATCGCCACCGTCGTCGCCAACCTCGGTTTCGCGGCGGCGATCATCCCGGCGGGCGCCCTGAGCGACCGGATCGGCAGGCGCGCGGTGATGACGAGCGGCGCGGTGCTGGCCGCGGTGATGGCCTTCCCGCTGCTCAACGTGTTGCAGGACGCGAGCGTCCCGGCGGCCGCCAAGGGCTTCGCGGTGCTGGCCGCCGGTGCCGTGGTCGGGCTGATGGCGGGCCCGGGGCCGGCGATGCTGGCGGAGATGTTCCCGACCCACGTCCGCTACACCGGCCTCGGTCTCGCGTACGCGCTGTCGAACGCGGTCTTCTCCGGCTGCGCCGGCCTCATCATCACCGAAACGATCAAGCGGACCGGCAATATCGACATCCCCGCGTACTACGTGGCCGTCATCTGCGCGATCAGCGTGTTCGCCCTGGCCACGCTGCGCGGCGACGACCACCGTCGCGCACTGCGCGACCGATGA
- a CDS encoding electron transfer flavoprotein subunit beta/FixA family protein, whose translation MSLRIVVCVKYVPDATGDRRFADDLTVDRDDVDGLLSELDEYAVEQALQIAEAAEGAEVTVVTVGPEDAKDALRKALSMGADRAVHVEDDDLHGSDVMGTSLVLAKAIEKTGYDLVVCGMASTDGTMGVLPAVLAERLGVAQVTLVSEVSVQDGVVRGRRDGDTASEQLEASLPAVVSVTDQSGEARYPSFKGIMAAKKKPVASLDLSDLDLEAEEVGLQGAWTVVDSAAERPARTAGTVVKDEGEGGKQLAEFLAGQKFI comes from the coding sequence GTGAGCTTGAGGATCGTTGTCTGTGTGAAGTACGTGCCTGATGCGACCGGTGACCGGCGTTTTGCCGATGACCTGACCGTGGACCGTGACGATGTGGATGGCCTGCTGTCGGAGCTGGACGAGTACGCGGTGGAGCAGGCGTTGCAGATCGCCGAGGCGGCGGAGGGGGCGGAGGTCACGGTGGTGACGGTGGGTCCGGAGGACGCCAAGGACGCGTTGCGCAAGGCGTTGTCGATGGGCGCGGACAGGGCCGTTCATGTCGAGGACGACGATCTGCACGGTTCGGATGTGATGGGCACGTCGCTGGTGCTGGCGAAGGCGATCGAGAAGACCGGCTATGACCTGGTCGTGTGCGGCATGGCGTCGACCGACGGGACGATGGGTGTGCTGCCGGCGGTCCTGGCGGAGCGGTTGGGTGTGGCGCAGGTGACGCTGGTGTCGGAGGTGTCGGTCCAGGACGGCGTCGTCAGGGGGCGCCGGGACGGTGACACCGCGTCCGAGCAGCTTGAGGCGTCGTTGCCGGCGGTGGTGTCGGTGACGGACCAGTCGGGTGAGGCGCGTTACCCGTCGTTCAAGGGGATCATGGCGGCGAAGAAGAAGCCGGTCGCCTCGCTGGACCTGTCCGACCTGGACCTGGAGGCGGAGGAGGTCGGTCTTCAGGGTGCGTGGACGGTGGTGGATTCCGCGGCCGAGCGGCCGGCCCGCACGGCGGGCACGGTCGTCAAGGACGAGGGCGAGGGCGGCAAGCAGCTCGCGGAGTTCCTCGCGGGCCAGAAGTTCATCTGA
- a CDS encoding anhydro-N-acetylmuramic acid kinase, with protein MRVIGLMSGTSYDAVDAAAADLSLRGDCLELTPLGMVSAAYPAEVSAALAAVQPPAQTTMQQVCLLDTRIGQAFAALAVRADRELCDGRTDLVSSHGQTVWHWADDGRVHGTLQLGEAAWIAEATGCPVVSGLRTRDVAAGGQGAPLVSLVDVMWLRGRPGTPVALNLGGIANITVAAGDRAPVAFDTGPANALIDAAVHHFTGGRLAYDEDGALAARGSLRPRLLQRLLDEPYYAAPPPKTTGKELFHLPYLLGALTDCGDAALPPEDVVATVTELTARTVADAARAVGATEVVASGGGTRNPTLMALLRTALGAVPLRTSDELGLPSAAKEAYAFAVLGFLTANGLAGTVPACTGARHASVLGSITPGARGLRLPEPAVARPVRLVLSSGPAADQ; from the coding sequence ATGCGGGTCATCGGGCTGATGTCGGGCACCTCGTACGACGCCGTCGACGCCGCGGCCGCGGATCTGTCGCTGCGCGGGGACTGCCTCGAACTGACGCCGCTGGGCATGGTGAGCGCCGCCTACCCCGCCGAGGTGAGCGCCGCGCTCGCCGCCGTACAGCCCCCGGCGCAGACCACGATGCAGCAGGTGTGCCTGCTCGACACCCGCATCGGCCAGGCGTTCGCGGCACTCGCCGTACGGGCCGACCGCGAGCTGTGCGACGGACGCACGGACCTCGTCTCCTCCCACGGGCAGACCGTCTGGCACTGGGCCGACGACGGCCGGGTGCACGGCACGCTCCAGCTCGGCGAGGCCGCCTGGATCGCCGAGGCCACCGGCTGCCCCGTGGTGTCCGGGCTGCGCACCCGCGACGTCGCCGCCGGCGGTCAGGGCGCTCCCCTGGTGAGCCTCGTGGACGTCATGTGGCTGCGCGGACGCCCCGGCACACCCGTCGCCCTGAACCTCGGCGGGATCGCCAACATCACGGTGGCCGCCGGGGACCGCGCCCCGGTCGCGTTCGACACCGGCCCGGCGAACGCACTCATCGACGCGGCCGTGCACCACTTCACCGGGGGCAGGCTCGCCTACGACGAGGACGGGGCGCTCGCGGCCCGCGGCAGCCTCCGGCCCCGGCTGCTGCAGCGGCTCCTCGACGAGCCGTACTACGCCGCGCCGCCGCCCAAGACCACGGGCAAGGAACTCTTCCATCTGCCCTATCTGCTCGGCGCCCTGACGGACTGCGGTGACGCCGCGCTCCCGCCGGAGGACGTGGTCGCGACCGTCACGGAGCTCACCGCGCGCACCGTGGCCGACGCCGCCCGTGCCGTAGGGGCGACCGAGGTCGTCGCCTCGGGCGGCGGCACACGGAACCCGACGCTGATGGCCTTGCTCCGCACGGCACTCGGCGCGGTCCCGCTGCGCACCTCGGACGAGCTCGGGCTGCCGTCGGCGGCCAAGGAGGCGTACGCCTTCGCGGTGCTCGGGTTCCTGACGGCCAACGGACTCGCCGGGACGGTACCGGCCTGCACCGGTGCCCGCCACGCCAGCGTCCTCGGCTCGATCACCCCGGGCGCTCGCGGTCTGCGCCTGCCGGAGCCCGCGGTCGCACGGCCCGTGCGGCTGGTGCTGTCATCGGGGCCGGCTGCGGATCAATAG
- a CDS encoding tetratricopeptide repeat protein: MSERYYEFGTAADRWNRAQMFFDAKEYVTAARILGGLVDEVPEQVAPRLLLARAYYHSAQLRKAEAELRTVLERDPVEQYARLMLGRTLERQGRGEEAAPHLRMAAAMSGEFPDAG; this comes from the coding sequence GTGAGCGAGCGCTACTACGAGTTCGGCACCGCGGCGGACCGCTGGAACCGGGCGCAGATGTTCTTCGACGCCAAGGAGTACGTCACGGCCGCGCGCATCCTCGGCGGACTGGTGGACGAGGTTCCGGAGCAGGTCGCACCCCGGCTGCTGCTGGCCCGTGCGTACTACCACTCCGCACAGCTCCGCAAGGCCGAGGCCGAGCTGCGCACCGTCCTGGAGCGCGACCCGGTGGAGCAGTACGCCCGGCTCATGCTCGGCCGGACGCTGGAGCGGCAGGGGCGGGGCGAGGAGGCGGCCCCGCATCTGCGGATGGCGGCGGCGATGTCCGGGGAGTTCCCGGACGCCGGGTGA